Proteins from a single region of Streptomyces sp. HUAS 15-9:
- a CDS encoding polyprenyl synthetase family protein — protein MITDQDHRTPAPAHRREEMLDRVEARLRALLNDEYRRHCGHARAAVLVESLAELVAAGGERVRPVVLFTGYLAAGGAPDDPRAIDTAAALELLDTAMLLRSDVHDNAAVRRGMPALHVARAAEHERGGWGGDARRYGAYTATLAGDLALACADRLAAGLTGSARAHWDELRADRCVGMYAREAMTAAYLDDPWPGRCVSGCDSGCRAGWYALRAPLLIGAALAGRDDLTPAYEAYSGALHAAWRLRGFLDGGPEYAWDAELLREALLDGDEREVAERMIHELVSRAGRTAGEAAVSGAWRGELASFGLRVASV, from the coding sequence ATGATCACGGATCAGGACCACAGGACGCCCGCTCCCGCGCACCGGCGCGAGGAGATGCTGGACCGGGTCGAGGCCAGACTGCGCGCCCTGCTGAACGACGAGTACCGCCGCCACTGCGGGCACGCCCGCGCCGCCGTCCTCGTCGAGTCGCTGGCCGAACTGGTCGCGGCGGGTGGTGAACGGGTGCGTCCCGTGGTGCTGTTCACCGGCTACCTCGCGGCGGGCGGCGCCCCGGACGACCCGCGCGCCATCGACACGGCCGCCGCGCTCGAACTGCTGGACACCGCCATGCTGCTGCGCTCCGACGTGCACGACAACGCGGCCGTACGGCGCGGCATGCCGGCCCTGCACGTAGCGCGCGCGGCCGAGCACGAGCGGGGCGGCTGGGGCGGCGACGCGCGACGCTACGGCGCGTACACCGCGACGCTCGCCGGTGACCTCGCGCTCGCCTGCGCCGACCGGCTGGCCGCGGGGCTGACCGGCAGCGCGCGAGCTCACTGGGACGAACTGCGCGCCGACCGCTGTGTGGGCATGTACGCGCGCGAGGCCATGACCGCGGCCTACCTCGACGACCCGTGGCCCGGCCGGTGCGTCTCCGGCTGCGACAGCGGCTGCCGGGCGGGCTGGTACGCGCTGCGCGCCCCGCTGCTGATCGGCGCCGCGCTGGCGGGCCGGGACGACCTGACCCCCGCCTACGAGGCGTACTCCGGCGCCCTGCATGCCGCCTGGCGCCTGCGCGGCTTCCTCGACGGAGGCCCCGAGTACGCCTGGGACGCCGAGCTACTGCGTGAGGCGCTGCTCGACGGTGACGAACGGGAGGTGGCCGAGCGCATGATCCATGAACTGGTGAGCCGGGCGGGGCGGACGGCGGGTGAGGCGGCGGTGTCGGGGGCGTGGCGCGGGGAGTTGGCGTCGTTCGGGCTGCGGGTGGCTTCGGTCTGA